From the genome of Hymenobacter cellulosilyticus, one region includes:
- a CDS encoding RNA polymerase sigma factor — translation MERCRLGDRRAQAEIYKRYAKAMFNASLRITGDYAEAEDVLQESFLSAFRELHSYKGDSSFGSWLKRIVINKSINCLRNRRLQLVPLADQHDSVGTETESGEYDSEELGWRADVVRRCVQELPDGYRVVLSLYLLEGYDHAEIAGILNITESTSKSQYSRARKKLLELARQHGL, via the coding sequence GTGGAGCGCTGCCGCCTGGGCGACCGGCGCGCCCAGGCCGAGATTTATAAACGGTACGCCAAGGCGATGTTCAACGCCTCGCTGCGCATTACCGGCGACTATGCTGAGGCCGAGGACGTGCTGCAGGAGTCCTTCCTGAGTGCGTTTCGGGAGCTGCACAGCTACAAGGGCGACTCCTCGTTTGGCTCCTGGCTCAAGCGCATCGTCATCAACAAAAGCATCAACTGCCTGCGCAACCGGCGCCTGCAACTAGTGCCCCTGGCCGACCAGCACGACTCGGTGGGCACCGAAACCGAGAGCGGCGAGTACGACAGCGAGGAGCTGGGCTGGCGCGCCGACGTGGTGCGTCGCTGCGTGCAGGAGCTGCCCGACGGCTACCGCGTGGTGTTGTCGCTCTACCTGCTGGAGGGCTACGACCACGCCGAAATTGCCGGCATTCTCAACATCACCGAATCGACTTCCAAGTCGCAGTACAGCCGGGCGCGCAAGAAGCTGCTGGAGCTGGCCCGACAGCACGGTCTTTAA
- a CDS encoding T9SS type A sorting domain-containing protein — protein MNVLGRGVEFTGAVGEYIFIYDRMASMLQDRGILAGGGSLSPISYSVSGPVGSRVGKIEWKNAGIAQSSPTPPNPSHFINCQLWLYEADGRLEIHFGPSLTTTTTFYNNLIMLKTYSDNATAVTPIGNPNAPNFIVESCLTPCHGGISGNPASGVVYTFTPTLITAATSAQLAAQVNVYPNPAHRQLSISLLVSTTFDLQARLLDAAGRTVHTFNISKQAAEPFTTMLPALPSGLYSLQLAGPKTILYTRRLMIEQ, from the coding sequence GTGAATGTACTGGGCCGGGGCGTGGAGTTTACCGGGGCCGTCGGCGAGTACATATTTATTTACGATAGAATGGCTAGCATGCTACAGGACCGCGGTATCCTGGCCGGGGGCGGCAGCTTATCCCCGATCAGCTACTCCGTTAGTGGCCCGGTAGGCAGCAGGGTTGGCAAAATAGAATGGAAAAACGCGGGTATTGCCCAGTCAAGCCCCACCCCGCCGAATCCATCCCATTTTATCAACTGCCAGTTGTGGCTCTATGAAGCGGATGGCCGGCTAGAAATTCATTTCGGGCCCAGCCTCACAACTACGACGACCTTCTACAATAATCTGATAATGCTCAAGACCTATTCAGATAACGCCACCGCTGTTACTCCTATCGGAAACCCGAACGCCCCTAACTTTATAGTCGAAAGCTGCCTTACTCCCTGCCACGGTGGTATTAGCGGAAATCCCGCCAGCGGGGTCGTATATACGTTTACCCCTACGCTAATAACGGCTGCTACATCGGCTCAGCTGGCTGCCCAGGTCAACGTGTACCCCAACCCAGCCCATCGACAGCTGAGTATCTCCCTGCTCGTGTCTACCACTTTCGACCTACAGGCGCGGCTGCTAGATGCCGCCGGACGGACGGTACACACGTTCAACATTAGCAAGCAAGCTGCTGAGCCCTTTACGACAATGCTTCCCGCCCTGCCCAGCGGGCTATACTCGCTGCAGCTGGCAGGCCCCAAAACCATTCTGTACACGCGCCGGCTGATGATTGAACAGTAG